The following DNA comes from Sinorhizobium mexicanum.
CGTGAAGGCGGTCGGAAAGCCCATGACGATGACCACGACGATGAGCGTCAGCATCGTCAGTCCGAGAAACTGATCGCTCACGGTTCGACCTCCCCGCCCAATCCCCGTTGCCGGGCCGCCTTATCGATGTTCTGCGCCCGTTCGATCGCCGCATCGCGGGCTTCCGCGTCGACGTATTCGCTCCCGGCGAGCTGCTGGGCGACCACGTCGATCTCCTCCACGTCGCGCAGCCGCTCAGGCCACTCCCCGGTCCTGAGGCACAGGACGCAGCGAACGATCTCGGCAAGCCCCTGCAGCATCACCAGCGCACCCGCGATCGGAATGACCGTCTTGAAATAGTAGATCGGCGGGCCTTCCGCCGTCACGGTCGAATGCTCGCCGATCCGCCAGGACAGCGCCGCATAGTCGTAGCCGGCATAGATCAGGGCCGCGACGCCGGGCAGGAAGAACAGAATGTAGAGCAAAAGGTCGAGCGCCGCCTGCGTCCGGGGCCTCAGCGAACTGTAGAGAAAATCGCCGCGGACATGGGCGTTCTGCGCCAGCGCATAGGCGCCGGCAAGCATGAACAGCGTGCCGTAGAACATGTTGCTGGCGTCGAAGATCCATGCCGTCGGCATGTTGAGGATGTAGCGCTTGACGACCTCGACGCAGACAAGCGTCATCAGGCCGATGATCAGCCAGGCGGAAGCCTTGCCGATCCATACGCTGATCGCATCGACCCTCAGGAGAAAATACTGAACGTTCACCCCGCGCCTCCCACCGGCGGCGGCAGACGCAGCCGGGGCCGCATCACCGCTCTACTTTTTGCAATCGGTGACGTTTGCGGCCCTGGGCCGGCGGCCCAGGGCCTTCTCGAAGCGGGATGAGGAAAAGTGTATTTTCCGCCCGCATCCCGCTCTAACTGTTTAGAATCGATCACGTTTATGATTTTAGGTCGATCCACCTAAATCATCGTGATCTAGAGCTCCTTGGCCACGCCCTCCTGGCCGAAATAGTGGTCGAACGCCAGCCGCCGGCCAACGACGGTATCCTGTTCCCATCGCGTCGCCCGCTCGGCGAAAGCGATCTGGGATTGCAGGATCTCCTTGAACAGCGGGTTTTCCCCGGCCTTCTTCTTCACGACCTCGTCATAGACTTCCAGTTGCTTCTTGAGGATCGCATCCGGTGTCTTGTAGAACTTGACCTGGTCCGTCGTCTGCATCGCCACATAGTCTTGCGAATAGCGGTCGATCGCCTTCCAGGCCATGTCCTGCGACGCCGCCTCGACCGCATTGGTGATGATCGCCTTCATCTGGTCGGGCAGTCCCTCGTATTTCGGCTTGTTGAACAGGATCTCGAACTGCTCGGCATTCTGGTGGTAGCTCTGCAGCATGCAGATCTTCGAGACGTCGGGGAACCCGAGCACCCTGTCGGAGGACGCATTGTTGAACTCCGCGGCATCCAGCAGGCCACGGTCGAGCGCCGCGACGATCTCGCCGCCCGGCAGGGCGTTGACTGCCGCGCCGAGGCCGGTGAATAC
Coding sequences within:
- a CDS encoding TRAP transporter small permease subunit, with product MNVQYFLLRVDAISVWIGKASAWLIIGLMTLVCVEVVKRYILNMPTAWIFDASNMFYGTLFMLAGAYALAQNAHVRGDFLYSSLRPRTQAALDLLLYILFFLPGVAALIYAGYDYAALSWRIGEHSTVTAEGPPIYYFKTVIPIAGALVMLQGLAEIVRCVLCLRTGEWPERLRDVEEIDVVAQQLAGSEYVDAEARDAAIERAQNIDKAARQRGLGGEVEP